The following are from one region of the Arthrobacter sp. TMP15 genome:
- a CDS encoding MBL fold metallo-hydrolase: protein MKQLMRSAPRERRTFPAGVFLYQHPDGRNVLFDTGYAPATWRAGIKGFLYNLLLPVRLAKEQNIAAQLSRDGISVDSITYVVLSHLHPDHIGGARYFPQTTFVLSTPMLATLSQAKLQEGFLPGLLPQWFSAAQKLIVDPELSEFDLLGDGSYRLVGLPGHAQGHMGALVEERALLAGDASWGEDLMGEVPRMKAVPKAITHNWVEYQETVQRVQRMKGNGIQLYFSHDPQDRKQLFS from the coding sequence ATGAAACAACTGATGCGCTCTGCGCCACGCGAGCGCAGAACCTTTCCCGCTGGGGTATTCCTGTATCAGCACCCAGACGGGCGCAACGTGCTGTTTGACACCGGCTACGCACCGGCAACCTGGCGGGCCGGGATCAAGGGATTTCTTTACAATCTGCTACTGCCTGTACGCCTAGCAAAAGAACAAAATATTGCCGCTCAGCTATCACGTGATGGCATATCCGTGGACTCGATCACGTACGTGGTGTTGTCCCACTTGCACCCGGATCACATTGGCGGAGCGCGGTACTTTCCTCAAACCACCTTTGTCCTAAGTACACCGATGCTGGCAACGCTTTCTCAAGCCAAGCTGCAGGAAGGTTTCCTTCCCGGGCTGCTGCCGCAGTGGTTTAGCGCAGCCCAGAAACTGATTGTTGATCCAGAATTAAGTGAATTCGACCTCCTGGGCGATGGCAGCTATCGCTTAGTTGGTCTGCCGGGGCATGCGCAAGGACACATGGGTGCACTGGTTGAAGAGCGCGCCCTGCTGGCCGGGGATGCCTCCTGGGGCGAGGACTTGATGGGGGAGGTTCCGCGTATGAAGGCAGTGCCTAAGGCGATTACGCACAACTGGGTTGAATACCAGGAAACCGTCCAGCGAGTGCAAAGGATGAAAGGCAATGGAATTCAACTATATTTCAGTCATGATCCCCAAGATCGCAAGCAATTGTTCTCATGA
- a CDS encoding RidA family protein: MAELGLSLPAVAAPVAAYVPAVVSGKHVYTSGQLPFIDGKLTATGKVGAEVSAEDANSMAATAAINAIAAVKSVIGDLDRVIRIVKVVGFVASDPSFTGQPGVVNGASELLGEIFGEAGVHARSAVGVSVLPLDSPVEVELIAEFQ; encoded by the coding sequence ATGGCGGAGCTTGGCTTAAGCCTTCCTGCCGTGGCCGCCCCGGTGGCGGCCTATGTGCCGGCCGTGGTCTCAGGCAAGCACGTTTATACCTCAGGCCAGCTGCCATTTATTGATGGCAAACTCACAGCTACCGGCAAGGTGGGCGCCGAGGTTTCCGCTGAGGACGCAAACTCCATGGCCGCAACTGCCGCTATCAACGCCATTGCGGCAGTTAAAAGTGTCATTGGTGACCTTGACCGTGTGATCCGGATCGTGAAAGTTGTGGGCTTTGTTGCCTCGGATCCGTCTTTCACCGGTCAGCCGGGTGTTGTTAACGGTGCCTCGGAACTGCTCGGTGAAATATTTGGCGAGGCAGGCGTGCACGCACGCTCCGCTGTTGGGGTTTCCGTTTTGCCATTGGATTCCCCCGTTGAGGTTGAGCTGATTGCCGAATTCCAGTAA
- a CDS encoding glycosyltransferase, which yields MHIAMVTDYYLPTLGGVQTAIKAAKESLSQLGHHVTIFAPLHTPSTDLDSLDPDVVALPASKAFKPDGFPFTWPPQKAFEVLTAALAERNVDVVHVHSEIFAALAGIKAARTLSLPLVQSMHGRLDVYTANVLPVPEITTRVLAAVHRRHLGHGSAPEHPEDAYMHSAVARRMWQLMTTQGNTADAVVVPSAHFAAKLVRQGLTAPVHVISNGLEDSVLNSVGTAQPRTKAAHEPLKLMWCGRISPEKRPEVFVQAVAAAGEAVVANIYGDGAAAAKLQRLVKHLGVDHRVRMHGSVAQEEVLAAMQQHHAFVSSSYGFDNQPMVILEAMSCGLPIVLSDPDLGEGLPVGAYVVAATQSHQDLAAAFRLLMANTSTLPSMSTTLAIPQQRVSASAHAELLVGIYSNLLAARS from the coding sequence ATGCACATTGCCATGGTGACCGACTATTACCTGCCAACGCTTGGCGGGGTACAGACAGCCATCAAGGCGGCAAAGGAGTCGCTGAGTCAACTGGGCCATCACGTTACTATCTTCGCCCCACTTCATACTCCTTCCACTGACCTGGATTCCCTTGACCCGGATGTGGTGGCTTTGCCTGCTTCCAAGGCGTTCAAACCGGATGGGTTTCCGTTCACGTGGCCACCTCAAAAAGCGTTTGAGGTGCTCACGGCAGCGCTCGCAGAGAGGAACGTTGATGTGGTGCATGTACATTCAGAAATTTTCGCCGCCCTTGCCGGTATAAAGGCCGCTCGGACGCTGAGTCTGCCTTTGGTGCAGAGCATGCACGGTCGCTTGGATGTCTACACAGCCAATGTTCTTCCCGTTCCCGAGATTACTACTCGCGTGCTTGCCGCAGTTCACCGACGCCACCTTGGCCATGGGTCTGCGCCGGAGCATCCCGAAGATGCTTATATGCATTCCGCGGTGGCGCGACGGATGTGGCAGCTGATGACCACCCAAGGTAATACCGCCGATGCTGTGGTGGTGCCATCAGCTCACTTTGCCGCCAAATTGGTCCGTCAAGGGCTCACGGCACCAGTTCACGTGATCTCCAACGGTCTAGAAGACTCCGTGCTAAATTCTGTGGGCACCGCCCAACCTCGCACCAAGGCTGCCCACGAGCCGCTTAAGTTGATGTGGTGTGGGCGGATCTCCCCGGAAAAACGGCCCGAAGTGTTTGTACAAGCTGTAGCCGCCGCTGGCGAGGCCGTGGTAGCCAATATTTACGGCGACGGCGCGGCTGCGGCCAAGCTCCAACGGCTCGTCAAACACCTTGGAGTGGACCATAGAGTACGGATGCACGGCAGTGTTGCACAGGAGGAAGTTCTGGCGGCCATGCAACAACACCACGCTTTTGTATCATCTTCTTATGGTTTTGATAATCAACCCATGGTGATACTTGAAGCAATGTCCTGTGGCTTACCAATTGTGCTTTCCGACCCTGATTTAGGGGAAGGGTTGCCGGTTGGCGCTTACGTAGTAGCCGCTACCCAGAGCCACCAGGATCTCGCAGCGGCATTTCGGTTGTTGATGGCCAACACAAGCACCCTGCCGTCAATGAGCACGACACTAGCTATCCCTCAACAGCGGGTTTCAGCAAGTGCACATGCAGAACTTCTCGTGGGCATCTACAGCAATCTGCTTGCAGCACGGAGCTAG
- a CDS encoding NAD(P)-dependent oxidoreductase, with protein MTTDPSGEPPVVLITGATGFLGGYAVQEFISQGFRVLAHGRNPAALQRLELMGAQTIVGDLAGLSQLRRPVDVVVHAAALSSPWGRWPDFELNNVTGTAHVVSFMERNAVPRLVFVSSPSVYADRGDRLAIKESEPIRRRPLNSYIRSKVAAEALLQEAHGLGRVKELVMIRPRGIIGAGDTSVAPRLLSAYRKIGVPLFAGGENLVDLTAVQNVAYALRLAACVQDASGQVYNITNGQPRAFKDLLEILFRELDLPPRYRRANASLFFALGAVLENIFELVPGSPEPPLTRYMVSTIAYSQTLDISRARDQLGYEPQVDIESALAAFATGYGGEHA; from the coding sequence ATGACTACTGATCCTTCCGGTGAGCCGCCCGTGGTTCTGATTACTGGAGCCACGGGGTTCCTTGGCGGATATGCAGTCCAGGAATTCATCTCCCAAGGATTCCGCGTGCTCGCCCATGGCCGCAACCCTGCCGCGCTTCAGCGGTTAGAGCTCATGGGCGCCCAAACGATAGTGGGTGATCTTGCCGGGCTTTCGCAGCTTCGGAGACCTGTTGATGTTGTGGTGCACGCGGCTGCACTTTCGAGCCCTTGGGGGCGGTGGCCGGATTTTGAACTCAACAACGTAACCGGCACAGCCCACGTGGTCAGCTTTATGGAAAGAAACGCAGTTCCGCGTCTGGTCTTTGTCTCTTCCCCCAGTGTGTACGCGGATAGGGGGGACCGTCTTGCCATCAAGGAAAGCGAGCCTATCCGGCGTCGACCGCTAAACTCCTACATCCGTTCCAAGGTGGCAGCCGAGGCACTTCTGCAAGAAGCTCACGGCTTGGGACGGGTGAAGGAATTGGTGATGATTCGTCCGAGGGGCATCATCGGTGCCGGCGACACAAGTGTTGCGCCGCGGCTACTTTCTGCGTATCGGAAGATTGGTGTCCCTCTTTTTGCCGGCGGGGAGAACCTGGTGGACCTCACAGCAGTTCAGAACGTGGCGTACGCGCTGCGGCTGGCCGCTTGTGTTCAGGATGCTTCTGGGCAGGTGTACAACATCACGAACGGCCAGCCACGGGCCTTCAAAGACTTGCTGGAGATCCTCTTTCGGGAGTTGGATCTGCCACCACGCTACCGCCGGGCCAACGCCTCCTTGTTCTTCGCATTGGGTGCGGTCTTGGAGAATATTTTCGAGCTGGTCCCGGGTTCACCCGAGCCGCCGTTGACAAGATACATGGTCTCCACCATTGCCTATTCTCAGACTCTGGACATCTCGCGCGCCCGCGATCAGCTAGGTTATGAGCCTCAGGTGGATATTGAATCTGCACTTGCCGCCTTTGCAACCGGATACGGGGGAGAACATGCCTAA
- a CDS encoding NUDIX hydrolase — MNNDQREAAQAWVEFGARTPSKPRQASSVVLLKDSPAGLKTFLTYRPGGSPLGTVAFPGGTIDPADDDVTDWVGPSALAWAKSMGTVDSSLAKRHVVAAIRELFEETGVLLAGPDASSLVENISGADWMRARESIAAQESTFSALLERYGLALRTDLLKPLSHWMSPDFAHRRFDTRYFAAARPVNQEPSLLTSKGVWGRWASAAEILGDRATAALGDEIGVPATAGLALGELVVPGVEIILEKIAAARGCIAYLNHKRAINEYQPKLVTDTDEDFSLEVSTAPASEGGPCRER; from the coding sequence CTGAACAATGATCAGCGGGAAGCTGCGCAGGCTTGGGTTGAATTTGGTGCGCGCACCCCCAGTAAACCGCGGCAGGCGTCATCCGTGGTGTTGTTGAAGGACAGCCCAGCCGGGTTGAAAACGTTTTTGACGTACCGGCCCGGCGGATCACCGCTGGGCACAGTTGCTTTTCCCGGCGGCACCATTGATCCCGCGGACGACGACGTGACCGACTGGGTGGGTCCCTCGGCGCTTGCGTGGGCCAAAAGCATGGGCACTGTTGACAGTTCCCTGGCCAAACGTCACGTGGTGGCTGCTATCCGTGAACTGTTTGAAGAGACCGGTGTGTTGCTTGCCGGACCGGACGCGTCGTCTCTGGTGGAAAATATCTCTGGGGCAGACTGGATGCGCGCACGTGAGTCTATTGCGGCCCAGGAATCTACATTCTCCGCACTTCTGGAACGCTACGGCTTGGCCCTGCGTACCGATCTGCTCAAGCCGCTGAGCCACTGGATGAGCCCGGACTTCGCGCACCGACGATTCGACACACGATATTTTGCGGCAGCAAGGCCAGTGAATCAGGAACCATCGCTGCTCACAAGCAAGGGAGTATGGGGCCGATGGGCAAGTGCCGCAGAGATTCTTGGCGACCGTGCCACCGCCGCCCTGGGCGATGAAATAGGTGTGCCCGCCACGGCCGGACTGGCTCTGGGTGAACTTGTTGTCCCGGGCGTTGAAATAATTTTGGAAAAAATCGCTGCTGCCCGAGGCTGTATTGCCTACTTAAACCACAAACGCGCCATCAACGAGTACCAGCCGAAGCTTGTCACCGATACCGACGAGGATTTCAGCCTTGAAGTCTCGACGGCTCCAGCATCTGAAGGTGGCCCCTGCCGGGAACGGTAG